The genomic DNA GGTGTAGAACATGATGACCTGCTTGCCGTAAGGGCCCAGGTCACCCAGCTTGGACGCGCGCGAACCCGTGAACGAGAACAGCGGCACGGGCACGGGGATTGGCACGTTGATGCCGACCTGGCCCACATCGATCTCTTCCTGGAACTTGCGCGCTGCAGCGCCGCTTTGCGTGAAGATGGCGGTGCCGTTGCCGTTGGGGTTGGCGTTGATGAACTCGATGGCTTCATCCATGTCCTTGGCGGGCACCAGCGCCAGCACGGGGCCAAAGATCTCCTGGTCGTAAATGGCCATGCCGGGCTTCACGTTCGAGAAGATCGTCGGGCCCACGAAGTTGCCCTTTTCATAGCCGGGCACCACGGGCTTGCGGCCATCGAGCTCTAGCGTGGCGCCGTCGGCAATGCCGCGTTCGATCAGGCCTTCCACGCGGGCGAGGGCGGCGCAGGACACCAGTGGGCCCACATCGGTGCCCTTGTCGGTGCCGCCGCTCACCTTGAGCGTCTTGGCCTTGGCTACCAGATCGGGAATCCACTTTTGCGCTTCGCCCACCAGCACCACCACGGGCAGCGCCATGCAGCGCTGGCCAGCCGCGCCAAACGATGCACCGGCAATCGCGTTGAGCGTTTGCTCCTTGTTCGCGTCGGGCAGGATGATGGCGTGGTTCTTGGCGCCCATCATGCATTGCGCACGCTTGCCAGCCAGCGTGGCGCGGTTGTAAACATGGGTGCCGACCTTGGTCGAGCCCACGAACGACACGGCCTTGATGTCCTTGTGGTCGCAGATCGCGTTCACGGCCATTTCGCCGCCGTGGATCACGTTGAGCACGCCGGGTGGAATGCCCGCTTCGAGCGCCAGCTCGACCAGGCGCATGGTCACCATGGGGTCTTGCTCGGAGGGCTTGAGCACGAAGGTGTTGCCCGTGGCAATCGCCATCGGGAACATCCACAGCGGGATCATGGCCGGGAAGTTGAACGGCGTGATGCCTGCGCACACGCCCAGCGGCTGCAGCAGGGTGTAGGTGTCCACGCCACCGGCCACGTTGTTGGCCAGCTCACCGAGCTGCAGGTTGCCGATGCTGGCGGCATGCTCGACCACTTCGAGGCCGCGGAACACATCACCTTCGGCATCCGGCAGGGTCTTGCCTTGCTCTGCCGTGAGGATGGCGGCCAGCTCGGCCATGTTTTCACGGATCAGCTGCTGCAGTTTCAGGAAGATGCGGGCGCGCGCGCCGATGGGTGTTTTCTTCCAGGTCTTGAACGCTTCCTTGGCCGAGGCCACGGCGGCGTCGATTTCTTCGGCTGTGGCAAACGGCACACGGGCCAGCACCTCTTGCGTGGCGGGGTTGACCACGTCGCGCCACTCGGTGGTCTTGGACTCGACAAACTGGCCGCCGATCAGCAGCTTGACGGTGGGGGCCAGGGTGGCCACGTTGGTGGGTGCGTTCATGGGCTTGTCTCCTGAAGGTGTTGCCAAAGCGCGGGCCAGAAGCCCGAAACCCCGCCATGGTAGCTGTGCGAAATTGTCAGCACAATAGACAATGGTGCGCATGTGGTTTGCAAAAATGCACATCGCTGAACCCCATCAACCCGAAAGACCACCCCATGGACTGGGACAACCTGCGCTACTTTCTGGAACTGGCCCGCGCCGGCACGCTGGTGGGTGCTGCGCGGCGCCTGGCGGTGGACCACACCACCGTGGCGCGGCGCATTCAGGCGCTGGAAAAGCAGGTGGGTTCGGCCCTGTTTGCGCGCGAAGCCGGCGGCCACCGGCTGACCGAGGCCGGGCGCGCGCTGCTGCCCCAGGTCGAGGCCATGGAGGCCGCCTTTCTGGCCGTGGAAAATGCCGCGCCCGGCGTGCGCCAAGGCCTGCACGGCCTGGTGCGCATCGGCACCACGGAGGGTTTTGGTAACCTGATCCTGGCGCCGCAGCTGGCCCGGTTTGCACTGGACCACCCGGGGCTGGTGGTGGACCTGCTGGCGCTGCCGCGCCTGGTGCACCTGTCGCGGCGCGAGGCGGACATCGTCATCTCGCTGGAGCGCCCGGCGCGCGGCGCGGTGCTGGTGGTCAAGCTCACCGACTACGTGCTGCAGCTTTATGGCACGCGCAGCTACCTGCAGCGCCATCCCCCCATCCGCACGGCCGACGACCTGCGCGGCCACACCTTCATCAGCTATGTGGACGACCTGCTGTTCAGCAAAGAGCTGCAGATATTGGACGAGCTGCACCGCCCCGCGCACTTTGCGCTGCGCAGCACCAGCATCCTGGCGCAGTACGAGGCCGCGCGCGCTGGCGCGGGCCTGGCGGTGCTGCCAGCGTTTGTGGCGGCGCAAGACCCGGCGCTGATCCCGGTGCTGCCGGGGGTGGCGCGGTTTCAGCGCACGTTCTGGATGTCGATGCCGGGCGACAACAAGCATGTGGCGCGCATGCAGGCGACCTGGGTTTTCCTGCGCGAAGCGGTGGCGGCGCAGCAGGGGGTGCTTATGCCAGACACGAGTGCTACATAATTAATAGCTATTGGCGCTTGATGCTGTTGCGCTCAAGGCGTTTTTCATTGGGTTCCGGCCATCCATGGCGTCTTTGCCGGATTGGGCAACCGTTCGTACGATCTGCACCCTGGCTCGCAGCGCAACTCGCGCTGCGGTCTGCAACGATGCAATGGAGGTGAGCCTCACCTACATCAAGGGCCTGCGGCTATGCCCAGTGGGCGCAGCCACTCATGAATGTCCTGATGGATGGCGTGGCGGGCATCTCGGATTACCAGGCGCAGCAACTGCTGGACGACCGCTATCACTGCTTGCAGATCGTGTTCGACCCGAGTGAGACGATCGCGCTCGACGCTGTGGACAAGCTCGACCGCATGGACGAGATTGCGAAGGCGCACCCACTGGATGCCGTGGCGCCGCACGCCAACGCCAACAACCCCGTCAGCACGGTAGAGTGGATTCGCACCGTGTGGCAGTGAAAGTTGGCCCGCCATCCGCCAGTGACCCTGCGCACAGTCATTGCAAGCGCGCAAGCGGCGAAGGCATCGCCAATGCGACGGTGTGACAAAGACAGGGCGGCGTGCGCCCACGGTTCACCTGGCTTGCGTCAGATCTTGCCCATCAGCAGCAGGATCACCAGGATCAGCACCACCAGCCCGATGCCACCGCTGGGCCCGTAGCCCCACGAGCGGCTGTGACCCCAGGTAGGCAGCGCGCCCACCAGGATGAGGATCAGGACGATGAGAAGAATCATTGAAATGGACATGGCAGTTCCTTATGGGGTGGATGTCTGCATTCTTCTCAGGTTTGGGCCCCACCCAAGCAGGCCCATGGCCTGAGGGCGCGTCAGCCATTGCCGATAGCGCGTGTGGGAGCGCCTCGCTGGTGGTCAACTGCGCCAACCATGGCGGCTTAGCGACGGGTGTGTGGCGGGTGCTATTAAATATAGAGCTGCTGGCGCTTGCCAAGTAAGCGCTGGCAGCTGTTTTTGCTGAAATTCACGGCGACTCTGCGCCATGGACCCACTGCATCAGTGCGCGCCACCCGCATCCACCTCCGCCCCACCCGTCGCGCGGGTGGGGCGTTTGGTCAGCCAGGCGTGAGCAGGATGGCAAACACCCTCACCGGTGCCAGTGCCATGCCGGCCGAGGTGGTCAGCGCAGCAAGGCCACCGAACCCGCGCTGGAATGCCTGGCGACGGCAGCGTGAACCCGTTGGCCCCTCTGTGTTGGAAGCCCGCGTTTCAGGCCTCTGGCCTACCCCAGCAGCGCCACCGCCACCGTCAGCACGCCCAGCATGAGGTTGATGCCCACCCAGGTGCGGATGCTGGCCAGCGCTTTGCCGCCAGCGGGCCAGTCGGATGCTGCCACGGACCGCTGCAGGCGCTTGAACAGTGCGAAACGAATGTGGCCGAAGATGGCCATCATCACCAGCCCGATCGTGGCCATCATGGTCCAGCCCAGTGGCATGGCAAAGCGGCCACCCGATTGCGCTGCCTCGTGCGCCGACTGGCCAATCATCCACAGGCCGCTGGCCAGCACCAGCACTACCGCCACCAGCACGGCGGCCAAAAAA from Acidovorax sp. T1 includes the following:
- a CDS encoding CopD family protein, translating into MLYASLKLVHLLSLIVWIGGMVFAHFFLRPAAQALEPAARVRLMHNVLQRFLAAVLVAVVLVLASGLWMIGQSAHEAAQSGGRFAMPLGWTMMATIGLVMMAIFGHIRFALFKRLQRSVAASDWPAGGKALASIRTWVGINLMLGVLTVAVALLG
- a CDS encoding LysR family transcriptional regulator; this translates as MDWDNLRYFLELARAGTLVGAARRLAVDHTTVARRIQALEKQVGSALFAREAGGHRLTEAGRALLPQVEAMEAAFLAVENAAPGVRQGLHGLVRIGTTEGFGNLILAPQLARFALDHPGLVVDLLALPRLVHLSRREADIVISLERPARGAVLVVKLTDYVLQLYGTRSYLQRHPPIRTADDLRGHTFISYVDDLLFSKELQILDELHRPAHFALRSTSILAQYEAARAGAGLAVLPAFVAAQDPALIPVLPGVARFQRTFWMSMPGDNKHVARMQATWVFLREAVAAQQGVLMPDTSAT
- a CDS encoding DUF3309 family protein; this encodes MSISMILLIVLILILVGALPTWGHSRSWGYGPSGGIGLVVLILVILLLMGKI
- a CDS encoding CoA-acylating methylmalonate-semialdehyde dehydrogenase, whose product is MNAPTNVATLAPTVKLLIGGQFVESKTTEWRDVVNPATQEVLARVPFATAEEIDAAVASAKEAFKTWKKTPIGARARIFLKLQQLIRENMAELAAILTAEQGKTLPDAEGDVFRGLEVVEHAASIGNLQLGELANNVAGGVDTYTLLQPLGVCAGITPFNFPAMIPLWMFPMAIATGNTFVLKPSEQDPMVTMRLVELALEAGIPPGVLNVIHGGEMAVNAICDHKDIKAVSFVGSTKVGTHVYNRATLAGKRAQCMMGAKNHAIILPDANKEQTLNAIAGASFGAAGQRCMALPVVVLVGEAQKWIPDLVAKAKTLKVSGGTDKGTDVGPLVSCAALARVEGLIERGIADGATLELDGRKPVVPGYEKGNFVGPTIFSNVKPGMAIYDQEIFGPVLALVPAKDMDEAIEFINANPNGNGTAIFTQSGAAARKFQEEIDVGQVGINVPIPVPVPLFSFTGSRASKLGDLGPYGKQVIMFYTQTKTVTARWFDDSTTSQGVNTTISLK